A genomic region of Podarcis raffonei isolate rPodRaf1 chromosome 13, rPodRaf1.pri, whole genome shotgun sequence contains the following coding sequences:
- the LOC128398919 gene encoding olfactory receptor 11G2-like has product MLAEKYSGKGQHPLDQANNTSLTAGFILLGFPSLSPASRLLLCSLLSICYAFTLVGNLCIVWAVLRDSRLTRLPMYILLGNFSTLEMCYVTTTAPRMLWDLSSPLPGIISFNGCFLQFYFFFSMGTTESFLLAAMALDRYLAICHPLRYPMLMSPRFCCSLSAFCWASGFLWFLVPIVLISKLHFCGPNTLDHFICDPGPLLASSCMPAPTTEMAFYSLSSIAIFGPFLFIVCSYAAVLKAVMRLPSAASRQKAFSTCTSHLAVVGLFYGSIMVTYVAPEASGGSNKVVTLFYSVLTPLLNPVIYSLRNKEMKDALRRTLFQGN; this is encoded by the exons ATGCTAGCAGAGAAGTATTCGGGAAAG GGGCAGCACCCTTTGGACCAAGCCAACAACACGAGCTTGACGGCAGGGTTTATCCTCCTGGGCTTCCCATCCCTCTCGCCTGCCTCCCGCCTGCTGCTTTGCTCTTTGCTGTCCATTTGCTATGCCTTCACcttggtggggaacctgtgcatCGTGTGGGCCGTCCTCCGGGACTCTCGCCTCACCCGCTTGCCCATGTACATCCTCCTGGGGAACTTCTCCACCTTGGAGATGTGCTACGTAACCACCACGGCGCCTCGGATGCTGTGGGATCTGTCCTCCCCGCTGCCAGGCATCATCTCCTTCAACGGATGCTTCCTCCAGTTCTACTTTTTCTTCTCTATGGGAACCACCGAGAGCTTCCTCCTTGCAGCCATGGCCCTGGATCGCTACCTGGCCATCTGCCACCCGCTGCGTTACCCGATGCTCATGTCCCCCCGGTTTTGCTGCTCCCTATCAGCTTTCTGCTGGGCATCTGGTTTCCTGTGGTTCCTGGTGCCCATCGTGCTGATTTCCAAGCTCCATTTCTGTGGCCCAAACACCCTCGATCATTTCATCTgcgacccaggcccactgctggcTTCCTCCTGCATGCCAGCCCCCACCACAGAGATGGCTTTCTACAGCCTCAGCTCGATTGCCATCTTTGGACCCTTCCTCTTCATCGTGTGCTCCTACGCGGCGGTCCTCAAGGCAGTCATGCGGCTGCCTTCAGCCGCCtcgaggcagaaggccttctctacTTGCACCTCCCACTTGGCGGTGGTGGGCCTTTTCTACGGCTCCATCATGGTCACCTACGTGGCTCCCGAAGCTTCAGGGGGCAGCAACAAGGTGGTGACCCTCTTCTATTCTGTGCTGACCCCTTTGCTCAACCCAGTTATCTACAGCCTGAGGAACAAGGAGATGAAAGACGCCTTAAGGAGAACACTGTTCCAGGGAAATTAG
- the LOC128398920 gene encoding olfactory receptor 11H12-like, translating to MDLSNATGRKVTEFVLLGFPSLSPTFRLLLCSFLSTSYAFTLLGNLSILWTVLRDTRLSRMPMYILLGNFSGLEMCYVTSTVPRMLIDMASPPGIISFHDCFLQFYFFFSMGATECLCLSSMALDRYLAICHPLRYPMLMSPQFCSTLSACCWISGFLWFLVPIILISQLPFCGPNILDHFVCDPGPLLAASCSPAPLTQMSCYVLSSLIIFATFLFIVASYGTVLQKVLKLPSAAGRSKAFSTCTSHLAVVSLFYGSVMVTYVNPESSGGSNKAVTLFYSVVTPLLNPLIYSLRNKEMIAALKEILKRAFKWPAKATVLQINLSNRFSNLFYWSLTLTGYRITGLEKIQGYHPD from the exons ATGGATCTGTCCAACGCCACCGGCCGGAAAGTGACTGAATTTGTTCTCCTGGGCTTCCCCTCCCTCTCGCCCACATTCCGCTTGCTCCTGTGCTCCTTCCTTTCCACCAGCTACGCTTTCACCCTACTGGGGAACCTCAGCATACTGTGGACTGTGCTCAGGGACACCCGTTTGTCCCGCATGCCCATGTACATCCTGCTGGGCAACTTCTCCGGACTGGAAATGTGCTACGTCACCTCCACGGTACCTCGGATGCTCATCGACATGGCCTCTCCTCCAGGGATCATCTCCTTCcatgactgcttcttgcagttctatTTCTTCTTCTCCATGGGGGCAACGGAGTGTTTATGCCTCTCCAGCATGGCCTTAGACCGGTACCTGGCCATCTGCCACCCACTGCGCTACCCAATGCTCATGTCTCCCCAGTTTTGCAGCACCTTATCAGCTTGCTGCTGGATCTCTGGTTTCCTATGGTTTCTCGTGCCCATCATCCTCATTTCCCAGCTCCCCTTTTGTGGCCCCAACATCCTGGATCATTTTGTCTGCGACCCAGGCCCACTTCTAGCTGCCTCCTGCAGCCCGGCACCCCTCACGCAGATGTCCTGCTATGTCCTCAGCTCCCTCATCATCTTCGCAACCTTCCTCTTCATTGTAGCCTCCTATGGCACTGTTCTGCAGAAGGTGCTGAAGCTCCCTTCCGCTGCAGGCCGATCCAAAGCGTTTTCCACCTGCACCTCCCACCTGGCGGTGGTCAGCTTGTTCTACGGCTCCGTCATGGTCACCTATGTCAACCCAGAATCTTCAGGAGGGAGCAATAAGGCGGTGACTCTCTTCTACTCTGTGGTAACCCCTCTGCTCAACCCTCTCATCTACAGCTTGCGGAACAAGGAGATGATAGCGGCACTGAAG GAGATACTGAAGAGGGCATTTAAGTGGCCAGCTAAGGCCACTGTTTTACAAATAAATTTGTCCAACCGGTTCAGCAACCTCTTCTACTGGAGTCTAACCCTCACTGGATACAGGATCACAGGCCTGGAAAAGATTCAAgggtatcatccagactga
- the LOC128398921 gene encoding olfactory receptor 11G2-like encodes MEMANGTTIQEFILVGFGDGQQKRFLLLVFFTTLYILTLAENLMIITLVVLDTHLSRLPMYVLLSNFSWLEVCYVSVTVPRMLFDLASPQGGIIPFHDCLAQFYLFFSLGSTECFFLSVMALDRYLAICHPLRYPQIMSLDSCYALVATCWVLGFLWNVVPVTLISKLSFCGPNIIDNLLCDPGLIMSLACPPLGNVPFICQLSMTSGVLVNILFVVLSYGVVILTLVKASSRGNRRKAFSTISFHLIVVTLFYGSVAAVNLIPRGESQSDLNAAVTLFYTAVTPFLNPLIYCLRNDQVKEALGRLLRNTEKWRSRIVTE; translated from the coding sequence ATGGAGATGGCCAATGGGACCACCATCCAGGAATTCATTTTGGTGGGCTTTGGAGATGGGCAACAGAAACGTTTCCTGCTTCTCGTCTTTTTCACCACCCTCTACATTCTCACTTTGGCCGAGAACCTCATGATTATCACACTGGTGGTCCTGGACACCCATTTATCCCGGCTTCCCATGTATGTCCTGCTGAGCAACTTCTCCTGGCTGGAAGTGTGTTATGTGAGTGTAACTGTGCCCCGGATGCTCTTTGACCTGGCGTCCCCTCAGGGAGGAATCATCCCCTTTCACGACTGTTTGGCTCAGTTCTACCTCTTCTTTTCTCTTGGAAGCACCGAATGCTTCTTCCTCTCAGTCATGGCCTTGGACCGCTACTTGGCCATCTGCCACCCACTGCGCTACCCACAAATCATGTCCCTGGATTCCTGCTATGCCCTGGTGGCTACTTGCTGGGTCCTTGGCTTCCTGTGGAATGTTGTCCCAGTGACCTTGATCTCCAAATTGTCCTTCTGTGGGCCAAACATCATTGATAATCTGCTTTGCGATCCTGGGCTGATTATGTCCCTGGCCTGCCCCCCACtaggaaatgttcctttcatctgTCAGCTTTCTATGACTTCTGGGGTTTTAGTCAATATCTTATTTGTTGTGCTCTCCTATGGTGTTGTGATTCTTACTCTGGTGAAAGCCTCTAGCCGGGGAAATCGTAGGAAGGCTTTCTCCACAATATCATTCCATCTAATTGTGGTGACACTTTTTTACGGGTCAGTAGCAGCCGTCAATTTAATTCCACGTGGAGAAAGCCAGTCAGATCTCAATGCGGCCGTGACGTTGTTCTACACTGCTGTTACCCCCTTTCTCAACCCGCTGATCTACTGCCTGAGGAATGATCAAGTGAAAGAGGCACTGGGACGGTTGTTGAGGAACACAGAGAAATGGAGGAGCAGAATTGTGACAGAGTGA
- the LOC128398922 gene encoding olfactory receptor 11G2-like — translation MELANGSTVEEFILLGFQIGQQKRHLLLAIFAVLYILTLAENITIITLVHADVQLARLPMYILLSNFSWLEICYVSTTVPRMLFDLAFPCGVISFHECFLQYYIFFSLGQTECFFLSAMALDRYMAICHPLRYPQMMSRDSCYALVATCWVLGFLWHIVPVTLISRLSFCGPNIIDHFMCDAGTILLLACPPIRNIPIIYQFSMDAVGILGNLFFVVLSYGAVILTLMKSSRRGSRMKAFSTISFHLVVVTLFYGTVAGMYVAPSGESQSQATKVVTLFYTTITPFLNPLIYCLRNDQVKEAVGRLQRRKMGLVKRKLTW, via the coding sequence ATGGAGTTGGCCAATGGGAGCACAGTTGAGGAATTCATTTTGCTGGGCTTTCAAATTGGGCAGCAGAAGCGGCACTTGCTCCTTGCCATTTTTGCTGTGCTCTACATCCTCACTTTGGCTGAGAACATCACCATAATCACGCTGGTCCATGCAGATGTCCAATTGGCCCGGCTACCTATGTACATCCTGTTGAGCAATTTCTCCTGGCTAGAGATATGCTACGTCTCCACCACTGTGCCCCGTATGCTCTTTGACCTGGCATTCCCATGTGGCGTCATCTCCTTCCACGAGTGCTTCCTCCAATACTACATCTTCTTCTCTCTTGGCCAGACAGAGTGCTTCTTCCTGTCAGCCATGGCTTTGGATCGGTACATGGCCATCTGCCACCCACTGCGTTACCCACAAATGATGTCCCGAGACTCCTGCTATGCCTTGGTGGCCACTTGTTGGGTTTTGGGCTTTCTGTGGCACATTGTTCCTGTTACTTTGATCTCCAGGTTGTCCTTCTGTGGCCCCAACATCATAGACCACTTTATGTGTGATGCTGGGACAATTCTCCTACTTGCTTGCCCCCCAATCAGAAACATTCCCATCATCTACCAGTTTTCCATGGATGCTGTGGGTATTTTAGGCAACCTGTTCTTTGTTGTGCTATCCTATGGTGCTGTGATTCTCACCCTGATGAAATCTTCTAGACGAGGCAGTCGGATGAAAGCCTTCTCCACCATATCCTTCCACCTAGTGGTGGTCACCCTTTTCTATGGCACAGTGGCCGGGATGTATGTAGCTCCAAGTGGAGAAAGCCAATCACAGGCCACCAAAGTAGTAACGCTCTTCTATACAACAATCACACCATTTCTGAATCCTTTGATCTATTGTCTGAGGAATGATCAGGtgaaggaggcagtgggcagGTTGCAGAGGAGGAAGATGGGACTGGTGAAGAGAAAGTTGActtggtaa
- the LOC128398923 gene encoding olfactory receptor 11H6-like, whose protein sequence is MELANGSTVEEFILLGFQIGQQKRHLLLAIFAVLYILTLAENITIITLVHADVQLARLPMYILLSNFSWLEICYVSTTVPRMLFDLAFPRGVISFHECFLQFYIFFSLGYTECFFLSAMALDRYLAICHPLRYPQMMSHKSCYVLVATCWVLGFLWHIGPVILISKLSFCGPNIIDHFVCDPGPILSLACPPVGNIPIICQFSVDGLIVLGNLFFVVLSYGAVILTLTKSSRRGSRMKAFSTISFHLVVVTLFYGTVAGMYVVPSGESQTHVTKVVTLFFTAITPFLNPLIYCLRNDQVKEAVGRLQRRKMGLVKRKLIV, encoded by the coding sequence ATGGAGTTGGCCAATGGCAGCACAGTTGAGGAATTCATTTTGCTGGGCTTTCAAATTGGGCAGCAGAAGCGGCACTTGCTGCTTGCCATTTTTGCTGTGCTCTACATCCTCACTTTGGCTGAGAACATCACCATAATCACGCTGGTCCATGCAGATGTCCAATTGGCCCGGCTACCTATGTACATCCTGTTGAGCAATTTCTCCTGGCTAGAGATATGCTACGTCTCCACCACTGTGCCCCGTATGCTCTTTGACCTGGCATTCCCACGTGGCGTCATCTCCTTCCATGAGTGCTTCCTTCAGTTCTACATCTTCTTCTCTCTTGGCTACACAGAGTGCTTCTTCCTGTCAGCCATGGCTTTGGATCGGTACTTGGCTATCTGCCACCCACTGCGTTACCCACAAATGATGTCCCACAAGTCCTGCTATGTCCTGGTGGCCACTTGTTGGGTTTTGGGCTTTCTATGGCACATTGGTCCAGTTATTTTGATCTCCAAGTTGTCCTTCTGTGGCCCTAACATCATTGACCACTTCGTGTGTGATCCGGGGCCAATTCTCTCACTGGCTTGCCCTCCTGTCGGAAATATTCCCATTATCTGCCAGTTTTCTGTGGATGGTCTCATTGTTCTAGGCAACCTGTTCTTTGTTGTGCTATCCTATGGTGCTGTGATTCTCACACTGACAAAGTCTTCTAGACGAGGCAGTCGGATGAAAGCCTTCTCCACCATATCCTTCCACCTAGTGGTGGTCACCCTTTTCTATGGCACAGTGGCCGGGATGTATGTAGTTCCAAGTGGAGAAAGTCAAACACATGTTACTAAAGTAGTAACACTGTTCTTTACTGCAATTACACCATTTCTGAATCCTTTGATCTATTGTCTGAGGAATGATCAGGtgaaggaggcagtgggcagGTTGCAGAGGAGGAAGATGGGACTGGTGAAGAGAAAGCTGATTGTGTAA